The proteins below are encoded in one region of Corynebacterium felinum:
- a CDS encoding YifB family Mg chelatase-like AAA ATPase, which produces MALAKTLSVAFEGVSATLVHVEANIGPGLPGTYIVGMASAAVTEAKDRIKTAAHNSGLDWPKTKVIVSLVPGNLPKSGTHFDLAIAVAILCAATTNARIIDSVKNILFLGEIGLDGQLREVPGVLAALLEAGNHNVTAVVVPPGNAAEAALAAGVDVFVATSVEEVMEWINGDRILERPQALSAEQHANTRRIDMDQIAGQEHAKFAAEVAAAGGHNLFLIGPRGSGKSMIAERIPTLLPQLNQRERIETTVVHSIAGRSDKHHPNQPPFVAPHHSISPAGLLGGGSGNPKPGAVSLAHNGVLFLDEVSEIPARVLDVLRIPMEQGSVRLVRNQRTVEFPTRFLLVLAANPCRCAAEEPSACSCPASVRANYLNNISGPLKDRIDIFAHTHARGGLSTAAGESSATIAQRVAHARDRARHRWRTGGYGDITTAAMDPCEVRKRYPADAEGMAMLEYFLASGDITQRGVDRALKLAWTLCDLEDLTTPTVDHVARAVELRSAAWPEVTHAA; this is translated from the coding sequence GTGGCGCTCGCTAAAACACTCAGCGTGGCATTCGAAGGCGTCAGCGCCACCCTCGTGCACGTCGAAGCAAATATTGGGCCGGGTTTGCCCGGCACCTATATCGTCGGCATGGCTTCAGCAGCGGTGACTGAAGCGAAAGATAGAATCAAAACCGCAGCCCACAACAGTGGATTGGACTGGCCTAAAACAAAAGTCATTGTCAGCCTCGTGCCCGGTAATCTCCCAAAATCAGGCACACATTTCGACCTCGCCATTGCCGTAGCAATCTTGTGTGCCGCAACTACTAACGCCCGCATCATTGATTCAGTCAAAAACATCCTGTTTCTCGGGGAGATTGGACTGGATGGACAATTAAGGGAAGTCCCCGGCGTGCTCGCAGCGTTGCTTGAAGCCGGTAACCACAACGTCACCGCAGTAGTAGTACCCCCAGGAAACGCGGCGGAAGCAGCGCTAGCAGCGGGCGTCGATGTGTTTGTCGCTACGAGCGTGGAAGAAGTAATGGAGTGGATCAACGGCGACCGCATCCTTGAACGACCACAAGCACTAAGCGCTGAGCAACACGCCAACACGCGGCGGATCGACATGGATCAAATCGCCGGACAAGAACACGCCAAATTCGCTGCCGAAGTCGCAGCCGCCGGCGGGCATAACCTCTTTCTCATCGGCCCTCGCGGAAGCGGAAAATCCATGATTGCCGAACGCATCCCCACCCTGCTACCGCAACTGAACCAACGGGAGCGAATCGAAACCACTGTTGTCCACTCCATTGCTGGGCGCAGCGACAAACATCACCCAAACCAGCCCCCATTTGTAGCACCCCACCATTCCATTTCCCCCGCAGGGCTTTTAGGTGGGGGATCAGGCAACCCCAAACCCGGTGCGGTAAGTCTCGCCCACAACGGTGTGCTGTTTCTAGACGAAGTATCAGAGATACCAGCCCGAGTACTCGACGTATTACGCATCCCCATGGAGCAAGGCTCCGTACGCCTTGTGCGCAATCAACGCACCGTCGAATTCCCTACCCGATTCCTACTTGTTCTCGCGGCAAACCCATGCCGCTGCGCTGCGGAAGAACCTAGCGCCTGTAGCTGCCCTGCGAGCGTGCGCGCAAACTACCTGAATAACATTTCTGGCCCTTTGAAAGATCGCATCGATATTTTCGCACACACGCACGCCCGAGGAGGTCTCAGCACAGCCGCGGGCGAAAGCTCCGCCACCATCGCACAGCGTGTAGCACATGCACGCGATCGGGCACGTCACCGGTGGCGTACAGGCGGATACGGGGATATCACCACAGCCGCTATGGATCCTTGCGAAGTGCGTAAACGATACCCCGCCGATGCGGAAGGAATGGCGATGCTGGAATACTTCCTTGCCAGCGGGGATATCACCCAGCGGGGAGTTGACCGCGCCCTGAAACTAGCCTGGACCTTGTGCGACCTTGAAGATCTCACAACTCCAACAGTGGACCATGTCGCTCGCGCCGTAGAATTGCGCTCCGCCGCGTGGCCGGAGGTGACCCATGCCGCATGA
- the dprA gene encoding DNA-processing protein DprA has product MPHDERRLAWAYLSRAIEGPSRTLSTLLASGKEVEAIATAVKKREPWIGDLLAETASRYDWNRAAQDLDDVAALGGRMITPDDAEWPSEALDSAFSFAASGMSEHIRSYQSDAIAPHVLWVKGAPLRPLTAQAVTIVGTRALSNYGRNATALLTRGLVQHSWTIVSGGALGVDTVAHEEALAQGGSTIVVQACGLDRTYPSANTRLFRTIGTSTHSALVTEYPPGVNPQRHRFLTRNRLSAALSLGTVVTQAAWRSGALNTLSWAAGLGKVAMAVPGPITDTNSFGCLAKIRDGDAQMVCSADEIRALLSAVGEIDVDAQYELDFAANPIQKLSRNEMRVFDALCAQPQSATTIAENAGLTVGLTMHLLLELERKALIQRQRTNWVRHPNFKGY; this is encoded by the coding sequence ATGCCGCATGATGAAAGGCGACTAGCATGGGCCTATCTCTCCCGCGCCATCGAAGGACCCAGCCGCACACTTTCGACACTTCTGGCCAGTGGAAAAGAGGTGGAGGCAATTGCCACCGCAGTGAAAAAACGCGAACCGTGGATCGGTGATCTCCTCGCCGAAACCGCCAGCCGCTACGACTGGAATCGGGCGGCACAAGACCTCGATGATGTAGCAGCACTTGGTGGGCGCATGATCACACCCGACGACGCCGAATGGCCCAGCGAAGCCCTTGATAGCGCGTTCAGTTTTGCCGCCAGCGGAATGAGCGAACATATCCGCAGCTACCAATCAGATGCCATTGCGCCACATGTTTTATGGGTGAAAGGTGCACCGCTACGACCTTTGACAGCCCAAGCTGTGACCATCGTAGGAACACGTGCATTAAGCAACTATGGGCGCAACGCCACAGCTTTACTGACCCGTGGGCTCGTCCAACATTCGTGGACAATCGTATCCGGTGGTGCCCTTGGGGTGGATACCGTGGCGCATGAAGAAGCACTCGCCCAAGGCGGAAGCACCATCGTTGTTCAAGCATGTGGGCTTGACCGAACCTACCCATCGGCGAATACTCGCCTGTTCCGCACTATTGGCACTAGCACCCATTCAGCCCTCGTGACCGAATACCCACCCGGTGTTAATCCCCAACGCCACCGATTTCTTACCCGCAATCGACTCAGCGCAGCACTAAGCCTAGGCACGGTTGTAACCCAAGCAGCGTGGCGGTCCGGTGCGCTCAACACGCTCAGCTGGGCTGCCGGATTAGGAAAAGTCGCCATGGCTGTACCAGGGCCTATCACCGACACCAACTCCTTTGGCTGCCTTGCAAAAATTCGTGACGGTGACGCCCAGATGGTCTGCTCCGCCGACGAAATCAGGGCACTGCTGTCCGCCGTTGGTGAAATCGATGTAGATGCCCAGTACGAACTCGACTTTGCGGCAAACCCAATTCAAAAACTTAGTCGTAACGAAATGCGAGTCTTCGATGCGCTTTGCGCCCAACCCCAAAGCGCAACAACCATCGCGGAAAACGCAGGGCTCACCGTTGGGCTCACCATGCACCTACTCCTCGAGCTCGAACGCAAAGCACTGATTCAACGACAGCGCACCAACTGGGTCAGGCACCCTAACTTCAAAGGTTACTGA
- the rlmN gene encoding 23S rRNA (adenine(2503)-C(2))-methyltransferase RlmN, which translates to MSTPIPLNFSTPRRSMPPKHFADLSHDERIAAVAELGLPKFRVNQLAKHYYGRMEADPRTMTDLPAAAREKVADALFPTLMEPVRQVEADDGETQKTLWKLHDGTLLESVLMRYPNRATLCISSQAGCGMACPFCATGQGGLDRNLSTGEIVDQVRAAAATMDAEGGRLSNIVFMGMGEPLANYKRVVSAVRQITQPVPEGFGISQRNVTVSTVGLAPAIRKLADEDMSVTLAVSLHTPDDELRDTLVPVNNRWSVEEVLDAAAYYADRSSRRVSIEYALIRDVNDQGWRADMLGKKLRKALGSKAHVNLIPLNPTPGSKWDASPKAQQDEFVRRVIAQGVTCTVRDTKGQEIAAACGQLAAEER; encoded by the coding sequence ATGTCTACACCCATCCCCTTAAACTTTTCTACTCCGCGCCGGAGTATGCCACCGAAGCACTTTGCTGATTTGAGTCACGACGAACGTATCGCGGCTGTTGCCGAACTTGGCCTGCCCAAGTTCCGTGTCAACCAGTTGGCGAAGCACTATTACGGTCGCATGGAGGCTGACCCGCGCACCATGACTGACCTGCCAGCAGCGGCACGTGAGAAGGTAGCAGACGCACTGTTTCCTACTTTGATGGAGCCGGTGCGTCAGGTGGAAGCTGATGATGGGGAGACGCAGAAAACACTGTGGAAGCTTCACGACGGCACATTACTGGAGTCCGTTTTGATGCGCTACCCCAACCGCGCAACTTTGTGCATTTCTTCTCAGGCGGGTTGCGGTATGGCTTGCCCATTCTGCGCTACTGGCCAGGGCGGTTTGGACCGTAACCTTTCGACCGGCGAAATTGTGGATCAGGTGCGTGCCGCCGCGGCCACGATGGATGCGGAAGGTGGGCGTTTGTCCAATATTGTGTTCATGGGTATGGGCGAACCTTTGGCTAACTATAAGCGTGTGGTGTCGGCGGTGCGCCAAATTACCCAGCCGGTGCCGGAAGGTTTTGGGATTTCGCAGCGTAACGTCACCGTTTCCACGGTGGGTTTGGCACCAGCGATTCGCAAGCTTGCGGATGAAGATATGTCGGTGACCCTCGCGGTGAGTTTGCATACTCCCGATGATGAGCTGCGCGATACCCTTGTGCCGGTGAATAACCGCTGGTCGGTGGAGGAAGTTTTGGACGCCGCCGCTTATTATGCGGATCGTTCCTCCCGTCGTGTCTCGATTGAATACGCTCTTATTCGTGATGTGAACGATCAAGGTTGGCGTGCCGATATGTTGGGCAAGAAGCTGCGCAAGGCTTTAGGTTCTAAGGCTCATGTGAATCTGATTCCTTTGAACCCGACCCCGGGTTCGAAGTGGGATGCTTCCCCGAAGGCGCAGCAAGACGAGTTTGTTCGCCGCGTGATCGCCCAGGGCGTGACTTGTACTGTGCGTGATACCAAGGGTCAAGAAATTGCTGCAGCCTGTGGTCAGCTTGCGGCCGAGGAGCGTTAA
- a CDS encoding phosphatidate cytidylyltransferase, translating into MSKQVRHLPKPKNSAGRDLKVAIPVGLGLGAAVLLAIFMIPHGWYPLVAIAIFFAMWEVVSRLHEKGYIVQRWWLLIGGQLMLWMSWPFGPKGLVSGYVTAVLLLMFSRLFHHGRHTAPQNYLRDTAMGVYVLTWIPLFGSFAAMMWLLEGQDGVKGSMFIITFMLCVIASDTGGYVAGVMFGSHPMAPAVSPKKSWEGFAGSVIFGVATGCLTVQFLLGYDWWWGILLGFGLVICATLGDLVESQFKRELGIKDMSAMLPGHGGVMDRLDGMLPSAMVTWLVLSFIAS; encoded by the coding sequence ATGAGTAAACAAGTGCGGCATTTGCCGAAGCCGAAGAATTCTGCTGGTCGTGATTTGAAGGTTGCGATTCCGGTGGGGTTGGGTTTAGGGGCCGCAGTTCTGCTCGCAATTTTTATGATTCCCCATGGCTGGTATCCGCTTGTTGCTATTGCGATCTTTTTTGCGATGTGGGAGGTGGTTTCGCGCCTGCATGAGAAAGGCTATATTGTTCAGCGCTGGTGGTTGCTCATTGGTGGCCAGTTGATGTTGTGGATGAGTTGGCCTTTCGGCCCGAAAGGGCTTGTGTCGGGTTATGTGACCGCCGTGTTGCTCTTGATGTTTTCTCGGTTGTTCCATCATGGCCGTCATACTGCTCCGCAGAATTATCTTCGTGATACTGCCATGGGTGTGTATGTTTTGACCTGGATTCCACTGTTTGGCAGTTTTGCAGCGATGATGTGGCTGCTTGAAGGCCAAGATGGTGTGAAGGGGTCGATGTTCATCATCACATTTATGCTGTGTGTGATTGCTTCGGATACTGGTGGTTATGTTGCGGGTGTGATGTTTGGCTCGCATCCGATGGCTCCTGCGGTGAGCCCGAAGAAGAGCTGGGAAGGTTTTGCCGGTTCGGTTATTTTCGGTGTGGCTACGGGTTGTTTGACCGTGCAGTTTCTACTTGGCTACGACTGGTGGTGGGGCATTTTGCTGGGCTTTGGTCTGGTGATTTGTGCGACGTTGGGGGATTTAGTGGAGTCGCAGTTTAAGCGCGAATTAGGAATTAAGGATATGTCGGCGATGCTGCCTGGTCACGGTGGTGTGATGGATCGTTTGGATGGAATGTTGCCTTCGGCGATGGTCACCTGGCTAGTGCTCAGTTTTATCGCCTCCTAA
- the frr gene encoding ribosome recycling factor, producing MIDDVLFECEEHMNTSVERTRDDLVNIRTGRANPAMFNGVIADYYGVPTPITQMATISVPEARMLLIKPYEQSMMNEIENAIRNSDLGVNPTNDGQVLRVTIPQLTEERRKEMVKLAKAKGEDGKIAIRNVRRKGMDQLKKIQKDGEAGEDEVTAAEKELDKVTAKYVSAIDEVVSKKEAELMEV from the coding sequence ATGATTGATGATGTCTTGTTTGAGTGCGAAGAGCACATGAACACCTCTGTTGAGCGCACTCGCGATGATCTTGTAAATATTCGTACTGGTCGCGCGAATCCTGCAATGTTCAACGGTGTCATCGCTGACTACTATGGCGTTCCTACCCCGATCACTCAGATGGCAACCATTTCGGTTCCTGAGGCGCGTATGTTGCTGATTAAGCCTTACGAGCAGTCGATGATGAATGAGATTGAGAACGCTATCCGTAATTCTGATCTTGGTGTGAACCCGACGAATGATGGCCAGGTTTTGCGTGTGACGATTCCTCAGCTGACTGAGGAGCGCCGTAAGGAAATGGTGAAGCTGGCGAAGGCGAAGGGTGAGGACGGCAAGATTGCTATCCGTAACGTGCGCCGTAAGGGTATGGATCAGCTGAAGAAGATCCAGAAGGATGGCGAAGCTGGTGAGGATGAGGTGACCGCAGCTGAGAAGGAGCTGGATAAGGTGACCGCGAAGTATGTGTCCGCAATTGATGAGGTTGTGTCGAAGAAGGAAGCTGAGTTGATGGAGGTGTAG
- a CDS encoding M23 family metallopeptidase — protein MSIFTLLLNTGARTRNDALTLRAYRRSLLPTPYVHRFVVLCISCLMPFVLGISFNQIAVAKAHTLPASSVVSRQGFVDPIAVSPFPSRVLRGFNNPDKPWMPGHRGVDLAATVGAPVHAAGSGTVHFVGVIFGIPTISIAHPQGFRTTYQPVSSTLVVGDEVTVGQRIGTLSAAPRLDPGLQWGAKYDDDTYINPLGLLDTPVIRLKPWKNP, from the coding sequence ATGTCGATCTTTACTCTCCTTCTCAACACCGGCGCGCGCACGCGAAACGATGCATTGACGCTTCGTGCTTATCGACGCTCCCTGCTACCAACCCCGTACGTTCACCGTTTCGTGGTGCTGTGTATCAGCTGCCTTATGCCTTTTGTTCTCGGTATCTCTTTCAATCAGATCGCTGTGGCAAAAGCGCACACTCTACCTGCCAGTAGCGTTGTTTCGCGCCAAGGATTTGTCGACCCTATAGCGGTTTCGCCATTTCCTTCCCGAGTTTTACGGGGTTTTAACAATCCTGACAAGCCGTGGATGCCTGGGCACCGCGGAGTTGATCTCGCCGCTACGGTTGGCGCTCCTGTTCATGCCGCTGGCAGCGGAACTGTGCATTTCGTCGGGGTGATTTTTGGAATCCCCACAATTTCCATCGCGCACCCGCAAGGCTTTCGCACCACCTATCAGCCCGTGTCGAGCACCCTTGTGGTAGGTGATGAGGTGACCGTTGGGCAACGCATCGGCACACTGAGCGCAGCACCTCGCCTCGACCCTGGTTTACAGTGGGGCGCAAAGTACGATGACGATACGTATATCAACCCCCTCGGATTGTTGGATACTCCAGTAATTAGGCTCAAGCCGTGGAAGAATCCTTAA
- the tsf gene encoding translation elongation factor Ts, whose amino-acid sequence MANYTAADVKKLREVTGSGMLDCKKALEETAGDFDKAVEVLRIKGAKDVGKRAERNATEGLIAVSGNTMVEINAETDFVAKNAEFKEFAQKVAEAAAAVKANSAEELAAASVDGEPAAEAILKLSAKIGEKLELRRAVTVEGDNVSVYLHQRSADLPPAVGVLVAYTGEGDAAKAAAHNAAMQVAALKAAYLTREDVPAEVVEKERRVAEEITRAEGKPEAAIAKIVEGRLGGFFKDVCLLEQASVADSKKSVKQLMDEAGVVITSFARFEVGQH is encoded by the coding sequence ATGGCGAACTACACTGCTGCAGACGTAAAGAAGCTCCGCGAAGTCACCGGCTCCGGCATGCTTGACTGCAAGAAGGCTCTTGAGGAGACCGCTGGCGATTTCGACAAGGCTGTCGAGGTTCTGCGCATCAAGGGTGCTAAGGATGTTGGTAAGCGCGCTGAGCGTAACGCAACTGAGGGTCTGATTGCTGTTTCCGGCAACACCATGGTTGAGATCAACGCTGAGACCGACTTCGTTGCTAAGAACGCTGAGTTCAAGGAATTCGCTCAGAAAGTTGCTGAGGCTGCTGCAGCTGTTAAGGCTAACTCCGCTGAGGAGCTGGCTGCTGCTTCCGTCGATGGTGAGCCAGCTGCTGAGGCTATCTTGAAGCTGTCTGCAAAGATTGGTGAGAAGCTGGAGCTGCGTCGCGCTGTTACCGTTGAGGGCGACAATGTTTCTGTGTACCTGCACCAGCGCTCCGCTGACCTGCCTCCTGCAGTTGGCGTCCTGGTTGCTTACACCGGCGAGGGCGATGCTGCTAAGGCTGCTGCTCACAACGCTGCTATGCAGGTTGCTGCTTTGAAGGCTGCTTACCTGACCCGCGAGGATGTTCCTGCTGAGGTTGTGGAGAAGGAGCGTCGCGTGGCTGAGGAGATCACCCGCGCTGAGGGTAAGCCTGAGGCTGCTATTGCGAAGATCGTTGAGGGCCGCTTGGGTGGTTTCTTCAAGGATGTGTGCCTTCTGGAGCAGGCTTCTGTTGCTGATTCCAAGAAGTCTGTGAAGCAGCTGATGGATGAGGCTGGTGTTGTGATCACCTCCTTCGCTCGCTTCGAGGTTGGCCAGCACTAA
- a CDS encoding YraN family protein, with protein sequence MPAPILSTHNRHTDTWQPQPDPHNDALQLDAHELGRRGEEAAARFLQRHGYTIIERNVRNVAGEIDIIAAIPNTNTLAFVEVKTRRDDSYGAADAIDPAKFNRMRKAAYVWLRGKPRVTVRFDAIIILARTLKQAELTWYQEVDRGAR encoded by the coding sequence ATGCCCGCACCCATCTTGAGCACCCACAACCGCCACACAGACACCTGGCAACCACAACCCGACCCCCACAACGATGCACTCCAGCTCGATGCCCACGAGCTCGGGCGCCGTGGCGAAGAAGCAGCCGCACGCTTCCTTCAACGCCACGGATACACAATCATCGAACGCAACGTGCGCAACGTGGCCGGTGAAATCGACATCATCGCCGCCATCCCGAACACCAACACCCTTGCCTTTGTCGAGGTCAAAACCCGCCGCGACGACTCCTACGGTGCCGCCGACGCAATCGACCCTGCCAAATTCAACCGCATGCGCAAAGCCGCGTACGTGTGGCTTCGCGGAAAACCCAGGGTGACCGTGCGTTTCGACGCCATCATCATCCTCGCCCGCACCCTCAAGCAAGCCGAGCTCACCTGGTATCAGGAGGTGGATCGTGGCGCTCGCTAA
- a CDS encoding LapA family protein: MPERNHNNFQPDTTVSGDHTEPLLDDTFDTDFSAPAAENLPAVAEDHVAPAPAPKPAVKSSFAGGTWVALIIGALLLIVLLVFILQNQQPVDLTLFAWNFTFPAGVGFLLAAILGALIMAIVGGVRMLQLRRQIKKAH, encoded by the coding sequence ATGCCAGAACGTAACCACAACAATTTTCAACCCGACACCACTGTAAGCGGCGACCACACCGAACCGCTGCTGGACGATACCTTCGACACTGATTTCAGCGCACCTGCAGCCGAGAACCTGCCCGCCGTGGCGGAGGACCACGTCGCACCCGCGCCCGCCCCGAAGCCTGCGGTGAAAAGCTCTTTCGCCGGGGGCACGTGGGTTGCGCTTATTATCGGCGCATTGCTGTTAATTGTGCTGCTTGTGTTTATTCTGCAAAACCAGCAGCCGGTTGATTTAACCCTGTTTGCGTGGAACTTTACATTCCCTGCCGGCGTGGGTTTCTTGCTTGCTGCCATTTTAGGAGCGCTTATTATGGCCATCGTTGGTGGCGTGCGCATGCTGCAACTGCGCCGCCAGATCAAGAAGGCACACTAA
- a CDS encoding DUF2469 domain-containing protein, producing MSADELENYEAEVELALYREYRDVVSQFSYVVETERRFYLANAVELIPHTEGNDVYYEVRMSDAWVWDMYRAVRFVRFVRVITYKDVNIEELDKPEFVIPD from the coding sequence ATGAGCGCTGACGAACTGGAAAACTACGAAGCCGAAGTCGAATTGGCACTGTACCGGGAATACCGGGACGTGGTCAGCCAATTCTCCTATGTGGTGGAAACCGAGCGCCGGTTCTATCTCGCCAACGCCGTGGAACTGATCCCACACACCGAAGGCAACGACGTGTACTACGAAGTCCGCATGTCCGATGCATGGGTGTGGGACATGTACCGAGCCGTACGCTTCGTACGCTTCGTCCGTGTCATCACCTACAAAGATGTCAATATCGAAGAACTCGACAAACCAGAATTTGTCATCCCCGACTAA
- the pyrH gene encoding UMP kinase, which yields MAEQSTKRTGYKRVMLKLGGEMFGGGAVGIDPDVVSNVARQIASVARDGVEVAVVIGGGNFFRGAQLQERGMDRNRSDYMGMLGTVMNCLALQDFLEQEGIDCRVQTAINMAQVAEPYLPLRAKRHLDKGRVVIFGAGMGMPYFSTDTTAAQRALEIDCEVLLMAKGVDGVYSDDPRVNPDAKLFGEITPREVIEQGLKVADATAFSLCMDNNMPILVFNLLTEGNIARAVAGEQIGTLVQS from the coding sequence ATGGCTGAACAAAGCACCAAGCGTACTGGTTACAAGCGAGTGATGTTGAAGCTTGGAGGTGAGATGTTCGGCGGGGGTGCTGTGGGCATTGATCCAGATGTTGTGTCTAATGTTGCGCGCCAAATCGCAAGTGTTGCCCGTGATGGTGTTGAGGTTGCTGTGGTGATTGGCGGCGGTAACTTCTTCCGTGGCGCCCAGCTTCAGGAGCGCGGGATGGATCGTAACCGCTCTGACTACATGGGCATGCTCGGTACTGTGATGAACTGCTTGGCTTTGCAGGATTTCTTGGAGCAGGAAGGCATTGATTGCCGTGTGCAGACTGCGATTAATATGGCGCAGGTTGCTGAGCCTTATTTGCCTTTGCGTGCGAAGCGCCACTTGGATAAGGGCCGTGTTGTGATCTTCGGTGCGGGTATGGGTATGCCGTATTTCTCTACGGATACCACTGCGGCGCAGCGTGCATTGGAGATTGATTGTGAGGTTCTGCTGATGGCTAAGGGTGTGGATGGTGTGTATTCCGATGATCCTCGCGTGAATCCTGATGCGAAGCTGTTTGGTGAGATCACTCCTCGTGAGGTGATTGAGCAGGGGCTGAAGGTTGCTGACGCTACTGCGTTCTCCTTGTGCATGGATAATAATATGCCTATTTTGGTGTTCAATTTGCTCACTGAGGGCAATATTGCCCGTGCTGTTGCTGGCGAGCAGATTGGCACTTTGGTCCAGTCGTAG
- a CDS encoding tyrosine recombinase XerC: protein MTPRHHTHASHQAELSSCGPNPIGEAINDFAEHLTLVVGRSPATVKGYRADLNDLVSYLHTQTPTPTFADFTLTNLRAWLAHTVDAGKTRATLARRGAAVRTFSTWCVKQGFIDRDVAAKLQTPKAGRSLPKVLTATSAAQVMESSAATREPEFLRDCAILELLYATGMRVSELCGTNLNDFDFSRNQVKVTGKGDKQRVVPFGPTCADALLMWRDSGRAALLKKTTDAFFLGSRGGRIDPSVVRSIVARAGAQAGVQGLGPHALRHSAATHMLDGGADLRVVQEMLGHSSLQTTQIYTHVSTARLREAYRQAHPRA from the coding sequence ATGACTCCAAGGCACCACACGCACGCATCACACCAAGCTGAACTATCGTCGTGTGGGCCTAACCCCATCGGCGAAGCCATTAACGACTTCGCCGAACACCTCACCTTAGTGGTCGGTCGATCCCCAGCCACTGTCAAAGGCTACCGCGCTGATCTCAACGATCTCGTGTCGTACCTTCACACTCAAACCCCCACACCAACCTTCGCTGACTTCACGTTGACAAACCTCCGCGCCTGGCTTGCGCATACTGTTGATGCGGGTAAAACCCGCGCCACACTCGCGCGACGTGGCGCAGCGGTGCGCACATTCTCCACGTGGTGTGTTAAACAAGGATTCATCGATCGTGATGTAGCCGCGAAACTGCAAACGCCCAAGGCTGGGCGCAGCTTACCAAAGGTGCTCACCGCCACTAGTGCGGCACAGGTGATGGAAAGCTCGGCTGCCACGCGTGAACCAGAATTCCTCCGTGACTGTGCCATCCTTGAACTTCTCTATGCCACGGGGATGCGTGTATCGGAACTGTGTGGCACGAACCTCAACGATTTTGATTTTTCCCGTAACCAAGTCAAAGTCACAGGTAAAGGCGATAAACAACGCGTTGTTCCTTTCGGGCCCACCTGTGCTGATGCGCTACTGATGTGGCGCGATAGTGGGCGAGCGGCATTGCTTAAGAAAACCACCGATGCGTTTTTCCTAGGCTCACGGGGTGGACGCATCGATCCCAGCGTCGTCCGCTCAATAGTTGCTAGGGCTGGCGCGCAGGCGGGGGTTCAAGGTTTAGGCCCGCACGCGCTACGACACTCAGCAGCCACACATATGCTCGACGGTGGTGCCGACCTACGTGTAGTCCAAGAAATGCTGGGCCACTCGTCACTCCAAACCACCCAAATTTATACCCATGTGTCAACGGCGCGATTAAGGGAAGCCTACCGCCAAGCACATCCGCGGGCTTAA
- the rpsB gene encoding 30S ribosomal protein S2 translates to MAVVTMRELLDSGVHFGHQTRRWNPKMRRFIFTERNGIYIIDLQQTLTFIDEAYEFVKETVAHGGTILYVGTKKQAQEPIATEAERVGMPYVNHRWLGGMLTNFQTVSKRLHRMKELQAMDAAENGYDGRTKKEILMLTRERTKLERVLGGIAEMTKVPSALWVVDTNKEHIAVNEAHKLNIPVVAILDTNCDPDVVNFPVPGNDDAIRSISVLTRVISHAVIEGKKAREERALAAAKEAAGDANRETVEVAAKVEAPAEVAAEVEAEAPAAG, encoded by the coding sequence ATGGCAGTTGTAACCATGCGCGAGCTTCTCGATTCTGGTGTGCACTTCGGCCACCAGACCCGTCGTTGGAACCCAAAGATGCGTCGCTTCATCTTCACCGAGCGCAACGGCATCTACATCATCGACCTGCAGCAGACTCTGACCTTCATTGACGAGGCTTACGAGTTCGTCAAGGAGACCGTTGCTCACGGCGGCACCATCCTCTACGTTGGCACCAAGAAGCAGGCTCAGGAGCCAATCGCTACTGAAGCTGAGCGCGTTGGCATGCCTTACGTCAACCACCGTTGGCTCGGCGGTATGCTGACCAACTTCCAGACCGTTTCCAAGCGTCTGCACCGCATGAAGGAACTGCAGGCAATGGACGCAGCTGAGAACGGCTACGACGGCCGCACCAAGAAGGAAATCCTCATGCTGACCCGTGAGCGCACCAAGCTGGAGCGCGTCCTCGGTGGTATCGCTGAGATGACCAAGGTTCCTTCCGCACTGTGGGTTGTTGACACCAACAAGGAGCACATTGCAGTTAACGAGGCTCACAAGCTCAACATCCCAGTTGTGGCTATCCTCGACACCAACTGCGACCCAGACGTTGTGAACTTCCCAGTTCCTGGCAACGACGACGCAATCCGTTCCATCTCCGTTCTGACTCGCGTCATCTCCCACGCAGTGATCGAGGGCAAGAAGGCACGCGAAGAGCGTGCACTGGCTGCTGCTAAGGAAGCTGCTGGCGACGCAAACCGCGAGACCGTTGAGGTTGCCGCTAAGGTTGAGGCACCAGCTGAGGTTGCTGCTGAGGTTGAGGCTGAAGCACCAGCTGCTGGGTAA